In Plasmodium brasilianum strain Bolivian I chromosome 1, whole genome shotgun sequence, a single genomic region encodes these proteins:
- a CDS encoding Cg7 protein, producing MDSEEIVCANVNLKFYIFKSIEKDENCLCNNFTISLADVNDIESSNSSKGYFIKKLHDILKKKKRNEYECIINGTITEIANFLFQHCELFVQIKKDDDDFRNNIVNDKINNNSDDLDISSCYQNDEKKGELGKNKKKKKNKIHLLRSVDIHDNINFENDNIYFKCLFKDLINDFEHFENNKYENISNFYISNDLIFSICLKLEEHLIDRNDLEKCKLHDHNKNNVFFEKYDPKYKHILKLFHFDRIFYLYINFQDYKKQFFLDNTIEIIVGDLVQNLSEKALHLDSSNNSTEKNDSGAPKNCGSNHFYRMMYADKDDNAADIRSAFNIGCHYSLILIDNVKELNDYFCINDMYINFNKEKLEIEKKGIFSPTCNTNGTYNTNRNGTNSKGNNNSNSNINNGSSNNSGNSEAWTCYKNFKKITYDLTTSTSRVPSLNFKASVISIFLNSDGYNTNDKLLNSIDYSLCSLPPNCSNINGSCNNNSVYHKQAVYHSGEAYHSEAPYHSEAPYHSEAPYHNEAPYHNEAPYHNEAPYHNEAPYHNDGTNSKANFFYPKEQFKRTNDNFIWCEFFLSVQSCHVLELSNIYSEKRKDKQSEFFIKINSNLFQQKFESSLHAFQENKQIELNNCNVSHNVDLREEDILSYFENKIINFELSVKEKDIDIISIGSGELRLNMVIDELTDIIKERSFEKYYKYNFTIPLHLNVFKEKYLTSELNTEVFFNLKESDKAVEKEGVARKAMCGIATRRKTTSTDNRKNVLGIESKSFSRDKIPSNIYEFKMWKEQEEVNMKEELKKKEEILVRKFTRKYDLMEKERKNEFEIKRNELKEIIIHMKEQQINMISHNNIVISKDKELNEEIHILEKKLKKIKFAYEKSLYLFKQNLRKNNLSESMIKENNELRMNYHNLSKKIKTLQKENDRMNYILKRYNSKDNAIISNTYFEKLKDELQHLKEYKDKTKEAHNDELNENLINYIESIQKNRKKILQIITNFTIQLEHIYDLTHNEILEDKFHSIIEEINQMKSIIDEELQVESVLPGVSPALLKTGKMHGEEHTGKRESVTVSCTKVGSGQVRSGKNGSGKVGSGMIGGGNVGISKAIRGNIRLGKNVCGASPQTSKHKIGENNPADKDPKHQMYLKKGAMKEKNLYGREKLTKLVGEKINKTNFTMRNETENGSKQKTKNANAKIVENLKSEINRLIDTGIYNEDDQIIINMKKKLNTLLMSC from the exons GAAATAGcaaattttctatttcaaCACTGTGAACTGTTTGTACAAATAAAGAAGGACGACGATGATTTTAGAAATAACATTgttaatgataaaataaataataacagcGACGATTTGGACATTTCCTCTTGTTATCAAAATgacgaaaaaaaaggagagtTGGGGAAGAataagaagaagaagaagaataaGATCCATTTACTAAGAAGTGTAGATATAcatgataatataaattttgaaaatgataacatatattttaaatgtttatttaaagATCTAATAAACGATTTTGAgcattttgaaaataataaatatgaaaacataagtaatttttatataagcaatgatttaatattttccatatGTTTGAAATTAGAAGAACATTTAATAGATAGAAACGATCTGGAAAAGTGTAAGCTCCACGATCATAACAAGAATAACGTCTTTTTTGAAAAGTATGATCCTAAGTATAAAcacatattaaaattatttcattttgatcgtattttttatttgtatataaattttcaagATTATAAGAAGCAATTCTTTCTGGATAATACGATAGAGATTATTGTAGGTGATTTGGTACAAAATTTGAGTGAAAAGGCATTACATTTagatagtagtaataatagcacagaaaaaaatgattctGGTGCACCTAAGAATTGTGGATCGAATCATTTCTATAGAATGATGTATGCTGATAAGGATGACAATGCAGCGGATATACGAAGCGCCTTCAACATAGGTTGTCATTACTCTCTAATACTAATTGACAATGTGAAGGAGTTGAACGACTATTTTTGCATTAatgatatgtatataaattttaataaagaaaagttAGAGATAGAAAAGAAGGGAATTTTTTCACCTACATGCAACACAAACGGTACATACAACACAAATAGGAATGGAACTAATAGTAaaggtaataataacagtaatagtaacatCAATAAtggtagtagtaataatagtggTAATTCCGAAGCTTGGACTTGctataaaaatttcaaaaagaTTACCTACGATTTAACCACATCTACCAGTAGAGTACCCAGCCTAAATTTTAAAGCTAGTGTTATTTCGATTTTTCTAAATTCGGATGGGTATAATACAAATGATAAGCTCTTAAACTCCATTGATTACAGTCTCTGTTCTCTACCTCCAAATTGTAGTAACATCAATGGTTCGTGTAACAACAACTCCGTTTATCATAAGCAAGCAGTTTATCATAGCGGCGAGGCATATCATAGCGAAGCACCATATCATAGCGAAGCACCATATCATAGCGAAGCACCATATCATAACGAAGCACCATATCATAACGAAGCACCATATCATAACGAAGCACCATATCATAACGAAGCACCATATCATAACGACGGAACAAATTCGAAGGCGAACTTCTTCTATCCTAAGGAGCAGTTTAAGCGCACAAACGACAACTTTATCTGGTGCGAATTTTTCTTATCAGTCCAAAGTTGTCATGTTTTGGAGCTAAGTAATATTTACTCAGAGAAGAGAAAAGATAAGCAGAGTGagtttttcataaaaataaattccaACTTATTTCAGCAGAAATTTGAGTCTTCCTTGCATGCATTTCAGGAGAACAAGCAG ATCGAACTGAACAACTGCAATGTCAGTCACAACGTTGATTTGAGAGAAGAAGACATCCTAAGTTATTTcgaaaacaaaattattaattttgagTTATcagtaaaagaaaaggatATCGATATTATAAGTATAGGTTCAGGAGAGTTACGCCTGAATATGGTGATAGATGAACTCACAGACATAATTAAAGAAAGGAGCTTTGaaaagtattataaatataatttcacAATCCCTCTACATTTGAATGTATTTAAAGAGAAATACTTAACGTCTGAGTTGAACACTGAGGTGTTTTTCAATCTTAAGGAGAGTGACAAAGCTGTAGAAAAGGAAGGGGTAGCTAGGAAAGCGATGTGTGGTATAGCGACAAGACGTAAAACCACCAGCACGGATAACAGGAAAAACGTTTTGGGAATCGAATCGAAGAGTTTTTCAAGGGACAAAATTCCAAGTAACatttatgaatttaaaaTGTGGAAGGAGCAGGAAGAAGTTAATATGAAAGAggagttaaaaaaaaaggaagaaatattGGTTCGAAAATTTACAAGAAAGTATGACCTTATggagaaagaaagaaaaaatgaatttgaaataaaaagaaatgaattaaaagaaattattattcatatgaaagaacaacaaataaatatgataagtcataataatatagtaatatCAAAAGATAAGGAACTAAATGAAGAGATacatattttagaaaaaaaattaaaaaaaataaaatttgcatATGAAAAGTCTTTATATCTgtttaaacaaaatttacgaaaaaataatttaagtgAAAGTatgataaaagaaaacaatgAGTTAAGAATGAATTATCATAATTTGTCCAAAAAAATCAAAACACTCCAAAAGGAAAATGATcgaatgaattatattttaaaaagatacaATAGTAAAGACAATGCAATTATTAGTAATACCTACTTTGAAAAACTAAAGGACGAGTTGCAGCATTTAAAAGAGTATAAGGATAAAACCAAAGAAGCACACAATGATGAACTAAATGagaatttaattaattatatagaatccattcaaaaaaatagaaaaaaaatacttcaaATTATAACTAATTTTACCATACAGTTAGAGCATATTTATGACCTAACACACAACGAAATACTTGAAGACAAGTTTCACTCAATCATAGAGGAAATAAACCAAATGAAGTCCATAATTGATGAGGAACTGCAGGTTGAAAGTGTCCTTCCCGGGGTGAGCCCAGCTTTACTAAAAACCGGAAAGATGCACGGTGAAGAGCATACTGGCAAAAGAGAAAGCGTTACTGTTAGCTGCACTAAGGTTGGAAGTGGTCAAGTAAGAAGCGGTAAGAATGGAAGTGGCAAGGTAGGAAGCGGCATGATCGGAGGAGGTAATGTAGGAATTAGTAAAGCTATTCGTGGAAACATCCGACTTGGTAAAAATGTTTGTGGTGCCTCTCCTCAAACGAGCAAACACAAAATTGGTGAAAACAACCCAGCGGATAAGGACCCAAAACATCAGATGTACTTAAAAAAAGGTGCTATGAAGGAAAAGAATCTATATGGTAGGGAAAAGCTAACCAAACTTGTAGGCgagaaaataaacaaaacaaatttCACCATGCGTAATGAAACGGAGAATGGAAGTAAacagaaaacaaaaaacgcCAACGCTAAAATtgttgaaaatttaaaaagtgaaataaaTAGATTAATAGATACAGGAATATATAACGAAGACGaccaaataattataaatatgaaaaaaaagttaaacaCTCTACTTATGAGCTGCTAA